The genomic region tatttaggatttaaaaatcccgaaagctcgaccgttggtttaaaaaccgaaaagattcgccggatggaaatccgcggaacgtagaaacgtataatttaaaatatgaatacatatatccacataacacataataattattatatatatatattattacaaaaataataatataggtcatggaaatgacgtggcacactaacagttaacggtcgttaaataattaacggaaaaagataacggaaaaagtagggtcgtgacagtacctccccattatggaaatttcgtcccgaaatttaagcaggcgcaggggttgactcggcatctgagaacaaatgcggatacttctgcttcatttggtcttcacgctcccaagtgaactcgggaccgcgtctagcgttccatcggacccgaacaataggaattctgctctgtttaagagtcttaacctctcggtccatgatctcaactggctcctcaataaaatgcaattgcttgtcaacctgaagttcctccaaaggaatagtctgatcaaattcggccaaacacttctttaagttcgaaatatggaaaacatcgtgaacagcactgagttcttgtggcaacttcaaacgataagccaccggtccaactctttcaatgatctcaaacggtcccacaaaacgaggacttaacttccctcttttaccaaaacgaataacacccttccaaggcgaaacttttaacataacacgatcaccaacttggaattcaacatctttccttcctttgtcggcataactcttttgccgacttctagcagttctcaacctttctttaatttgaacaatcttctcagtagtctcgtgaataatctctggacctgtaagttgagcatccccaacctcattccaacaaataggagatctacacttcctaccgtacaaagcttcaaacggtgcggctttaatacttgcgtggtagctgttgttataagaaaactcagctaacggcaaatacttatcccacccatttccaaaatcaatcacacaagctcgcaacatatcttctagtgtctgaatggtcctctcactttgaccatccgtttgaggatgataagcggtgctcatatccaatctagtgcccaatgcttcttgcaacgattgccaaaatctcgatacgaatcgactatctctgtcggaaattatagaaacgggaacaccatgcctcgaaacaatctctttcaaatacaaacgggtgagtttctccatggaatcggtttccctaatcggcaaaaagtgagccgacttagtgagtcgatctacaatcacccaaatcgcatcgtagccacccggaactcttggtaacttagtgataaaatccatagtgataccttcccacttccactcgggaatttctggttgtaccaataatccggacggtttttgatgttcagctttgaccttagaacaggtcaaacacttagccacatacgtagccacatctcctttcaaatttggccaccaatacagctccttgagatcatggtacatcttccctgaaccaggatgaatagagtacctagacttatgagcctcatccaaaacaagttgtcgcagttcaccaaacttcggaacccaaagacgtcctacaaagtacctagtaccatctgctcgaacctcaaatttcttagccatacctcttacgttctctttcacaaaattctcttcctttaaggcttcttgttgtgcctcaagaatctgccttgcgaggtttgatctaactgtcatattcaaggccctaaccctgcgaggttcagtcctttctttacgactcaatgcatcagccacaacattggccttacccgggtgatacaaaaggtcacaatcgtaatcattcaacgtctcaatccatcttcgttgtctcatgttcaactgtttctgatcgaggatatgttgaagacttttgtgatctgtgtacacagtactcttgaccccatacaaataatgtctccaaatcttaagtgcaaaaacaacggcccccaactctaaatcatgagttgtatagttctgctcgtgaatcttcaactgacgtgatgcgtacgcaataaccttctttcgttgcatcaaaacgcaaccatagccttgtcgtgatgcgtcacaataaacaataaaatcatcattaccctccggtaaagacaatatcggagcggtagtcagtttcttcttcaaaatctgaaaagcattctcctgttcatccttccactcatactttttccctttatgcgttaaagcagtcagaggtttcgctatacgagagaaatcctggatgaaccttcgatagtaaccagccaatcctaagaactgacgaatttgagtaggagttttcggggtttcccactttcgtttcccattatcagccttcttgacaacctcctcactactttcaacaactgtagtcttgcttcttctcaacaccttgtcattaagtttgtgggccatagacatagctgcctcaatagtctggggttcactggactcaaccccgtgttcaatcttctcggacaaaccatcaatgtaagcctcaattttgcggtcctcatccgcataaaccctaggacacagcaaagttaactcgaaaaaccttcgttcataggcatctaactcggtgccatgcattttcaaattcttgagctcaacctctagcttcttaagctcaccccgaggtctatagcgggtgatcaatctttccttaaaatcattccaggccaaaccataagctacatcgcttcccaaactactaaccagattgttccaccaagtcaaggcactatccttgagagtgcaactagcaaaactaactttgtcctcttcacgaactcgactgaccctgaaaatagattcgattttctcgaaccaacgagtaagccctattggtccttccgtaccactgaattcttgaggtcgaccagccataaaagttttgtgggagcatcccacgttgttgttcacattggcgttaacatcagcatttgctgccatagcagcagcaattccttcattgatcaggcgttgcatacgtgcTTCagcggactctcttggaggcatgatcttcaaaatagaataacacatccgttagtaccaagaataatactagtgtcataaaggaatagatcaaaacacgaaaagactaaccattaagatattagtcaactaacactatgagtaataacatgacagttatgattgttatagaaataaccatcacatgcatacatattttatgataacatcatacaacatacatagcacctaacatacatgaacatatattacgcataatataacatgccaagagccacaacatcagaaataaaacatgataatgataatagatgtcataaaaataaccatccatacataatgaaaaatatcccataacaaaaatcttaataaaatcctcggcaaaacgccgtacataacccaaaatgtatgtataaaaaggacattaagtctgatgaaatagataatcaatatgaacaatcacatcacattcgcttagagcgggtgtgataagctggtccagcatgagtctcagcaggatcctcatacttacgcaacttccctttcacaacatccaactcttccttcaacacacgaacagtgctctcgagagcctcgaacttagcattaacttctcgatcacgcttgcggttcgcatcctcaaccctatgcttgaaagtgacaaagttacgcatgtcggcacggatctcgtccataacttcattatgtggcaaggtgcgcaaacaatcactaagggcgttaatacgtgtcacctcattataagcccggttcatatgagtaatggtagaaaaatagtaatgaacaggatcatcgatctccggttgattagcacgacgtctagcaggagacggtggagcaggagcagcaacagagttatcgctcgaagtcgacatctgcaaacagcaaaaccgcaaaccacataccaaaaagatataaaagctaataatataacttatacgaaatgaaatgcataataatgctatagcaaaaaggtcgggctgtagactagactctaatgcaccctaataaccacgggttgaccacattaagaccgcctagttccctacaaccaacgctctgataccacatgtgacgaccccgtcaaaacacttaacggatccgtcagttggtcccatagcttgatcggacttaaatgaattaaataaacaaagttgcattcttttatttcaaaatgttccccaaaaaggaaacaaaccaaattaagtagtttgaaaaccaaccaaccataatatgaaaccaaaagttgacacaaaacattgccaacaaacccacaatttaaattatccaaagtagaatgcaaacttaagtttcataaattgtttcataaaatctgcccaaatgcatgcagactcttctaacgacagcggaagcatcaaataactcaagtacctgtgaaaacatgcaagtaaactgtcaacacaaaggttgagtgaattataggtttaaataaataagtaaactttagaccacaagatttaaaaatgttagaaaacattaaacattattccattatcaatgagccacctggtaaccacttaaccctttatttacccttgccaaacacaataaaaatatacacttggacagtgtatctacaacaaattacgaagtactaaacattccgattataaattgctagcgcgactagctcgaaatggggttgtcaaacccgatagatctatccgtaggattcgcgttcaccggtagaaaccaatgattacagttaccagactagggaatatttttgtccaactcacaatgaataattaaatttaactgttacttgtgtctaaacgtaattaaaaatctgcatgtaatcacatcccaaaaatatactttgaaaagtatgtaaaaacgggactataactcaccttaaatagcaactgaagaaatctcacaaacacgcgaacagcaagtaaagtaatgtgatcaagaaagatcacaacgccgacctataaataaagcaggtcgaaataaataactaacttaggccaagtcttagtatgatagctattgtacatgttgcaagtaggcatagaacattactcagcaagcatcggtttgattggaacatcataaggacacacactttctatttttagaaagtttctatttttagcaggtttccatttttggaaagtttctattttaggaaagtttctatttttggaaagtttctatttttggaaagtttccaaatttagaaagttctatttttagaaagttttgaagttaggaaagtttccttatttagaaagtcaacagaagtcaactgaaagtcaaagtcaaccgaaagtcaactcaaaagtcaaccttggtcaaacatagtcaacattaattttaaaagtgtaagttataataataacataggttataatgttatttaaagtcaaaagtgtataataatgtcttaacataagtttaattaaataaaatgaattattaaagttaatataagttgaaatgttataattagtataacataagtatttaattaattaattaaatatcaatcataatataaatattattaatttataataaattttaaatcatatcataagtattattaattaataatgaattattaatcatatcataagtttctaattaaaattattaaatcataagtatttaataattaagtcataattaaataataattaagtcttataataattaaataattatttaatctttaatataagtcttataataatttctcataattaaatttaatacttatcataagtattttcctttaataataaaagtattactaatcataagtttaattaaaatgttaattaaattataattaataattaaataatataataaataattatattaaaagtcttaaaataaaataattacttcttttatcttaagtaattaattaataatgaattccataaattttatcataagtttaatcattaaccataagtataaatttagaagttcgccgggtcgtatcttgagccccgggtgtcggtttcgggcaagccacatatgtaacttcacctactcaaaccacccgacacatttatgaactcaagaacacaccaagaacagtccctaagtcgtgcatatcagccctgacttcaattgggaaatcatttcactcaaaacagtaattcgggcaaaacgggtgaaccgtggctcggatttagatgacccgaacatgaatattcgtcccaccatcagtcctaaccaaatgaggcaccctaaagacaccaaggatggtcacaaagtcggacccaaccttgttcatgccaagaacacctttcaatctttaacaaaaaccaaattaagcgtatctagggctccgggaatcgaaacgacatgaatccggagtctaaaattaatgtcttgatgagaggaactcatttatgtactttattttaacattcatatcagttatatagtcagaaaacacgattcaaactgctgtccaaaatttacaaaccgaaatcatacgcaaacgagtaattctacgcattccaacaacattacaacaacttatacatatcatactaatcatataacatcaaaatacagaaaaataaataaatatgaaaagatctagggttagggtttataccctaatcaagaatcaaagtatatagatgtgtagagaacgaagagaggaacacgatggtgttaattgatttatgatccaagctacaattttgttgaagaatggtgatgatggtggtgatgtatTCGACGGCCAAAGGGGGGAAAAGGGAGGAAGAGAGCACAAAAATAAGATTAGGTTTTGATTTCCAATTTTGTAAAATGTAAATGGGAAAATAATGAAAAGGAAAAACACATACTCCCCCCTCTAAGGGGATTCGGCCGAATGGGGgggtgtggggtgggccccacaagcCCGTCTTGCTAAATgatgaaatccttgtggcccgagatcccgtacgaagcccgaaacgcgaaaacacgcttacgcgattaaaaattcggaaagataacgaacgcgcgacgaaaaataaatataaatacacctaacaataatatgaccttaaaatatcatatttaaaatatttaggatttaaaaatcccgaaagctcgaccgttggtttaaaaaccgaaaagattcgccggatggaaatccgcggaacgtagaaacgtataatttaaaatatgaatacatatatccacataacacataataattattatatatatattattacaaaaataataatataggtcatggaaatgacgtggcacactaacagttaacggtcgttaaataattaacggaaaaagataacggaaaaagtagggtcgtgacatgaaTCGACCGACTATTACTGTCTCGTCTCTGTTTCGCGACTCCTCTAACCTAGGAAACTAGTTCCAAACTTGCTTTTCTTTACAGGTGATAAAATGCGTCAAAGTCAAGATTAGTCAAAGTTATGTCAGTATCAAAAGTTTCAATACTTTTGTACACAATTTCGTGCCCTATACGGctatacatatgtttgaaatatttacgtTTAAAAATTctatgtttgatatatttatgtgcaatatatatatattccgAAAAGTCAATGTTAGTCAACGTTCGACCCAACCCGACTAGTGGATTCAAGGCCTGATCGACTCGACACTCTCTCGCGACTTTTCCAACCTTGGTAACTAGTTCCAAACTCGCTTTTCGGTGATTAAAATGTGTCAATCTGATGTCAATTTGTGTTCATACGTTTCCTGTACAATGTATATAGTTGCCAAAAGTACCTTAACAATGTATTACACTATCATCTAGCTAACCGAAACTTCAAGACTAACTGCTTCATGGTGTCTGGACCTACAATCATCAGCTAACTTCTGCAAAATCAACAAACTTTCCGAAATTGCCCCTTGTGGGAGATACTGCCCAAAAATCGACAAATACTTTACAGCGATAACCACCTCCAACTCATTCAACTTGCACGAAATAATCTTATTCCATTCTTTTCCTTTTCCTTCTAAGCAAACACCGATCAACAAAGCCGCAAAAACAACAGGACATTCCTTAATCGCAACCTTATcgatcaaagtcaaagtcaaactcATCATTCCATGAAGACAAAGGCACACAACAATACTAGTATACACAGCAAGCCTTGGAGACCAACCATCTGATATCAATCTATTATTAATATCCAAAAACATCGACTTTTCGTTTTCCAATTTCACGTACTTTGAGAAGCCGTTCACCAAATAATGAAACGTAATATCATTCGGTTTGCACTTGTTCATCAACATTTGTTCAAAAAACGAAGCTGCTTTCGTTAGTTTACCAATCTTGCAATAACACCCTATTAATATACTATACGTAACAACATTAGGCGTTAATCCACGAAACTTCATCTCTTTAAACAGTTTCTCAGCACCAATTTCATCACCTATTCGACAAAATCCATTAATCAAACAAGTGTACGTAACCACGTTTGGCTTAACATTTTGCTTCACCATACGGCTAAATATCCCTAACGCACCAACCATATCATGTTGTTTTACATATCCATCAATAATCGTAGAATAAGTAAACTCGTCTGGTTTAATACACGATTTAATCATCATTTTCAAACAAGACACTGCTTCTTTCATTTTACCATCTTTACAATAACCCTTAACCATTGCATTATACCCAACAACATCAAGTTTTATACCTACTTTAAACGCATGCTCAAATAGCTTTTTAGCCTCATGAAACTCTCGGTTTCTCACAAATCCATCAATTAACGTTGCGTAAATAAATTTATCAGGTGGAATATTTCGATCAAGCATTTCAGAAAGCAGTTCCATTGCATCAGAAAGTTTATGTTTTTTGCATAGTCCACTTATTATAACATTATATACACCTGCATCAGGTAATACACCTTTTGCTGTCATCTTTTTTAATATCATTATCGCGGTCTCAATCTCACCTACAAAAACGACCCCGTGTGTAAGAGAATTATACGTTAGTAAATCAGGCTTTTCTCCATTATCAATCATTTTCACAAACAAGTCCAACGCTTTTTCAGTATCGTTTTGTTTGCAATACGCATGGATCAAAGGCGTATAAGTTGACTTATTAGGCCTCAATCCTCTTCTTTCAGCCTGCTCGATAAGTTGCTCAGCTTCTTTAACCTTTTCAAGCCTACAATAATCgtatattaaaatattatatgtaacAATATCCGGTGCGCAACCAATCTCAATCATCTTTCTTAACAATTCAACTGCTTTCGTCTTGCAACCAAGCCGGCATTGAGCATCAATAATGCTATTATATACGtgaacattaattactaaacctctCGAATTCATTTCACTCATAAGCCTTTCCACCATACCGAAATTCCCTTCTTTACAAAAACCGTTTATCATTGCTCCATAAGTCTCAACAGCAGGCAAAAAGCCCTTTAATTTAAGCTCTTTAAATAACAAAAACGCTCGTCTGACATCACCTTTCTTGCAATAACCATCAATAAGCGTATTATAGAAAACGACATTAGGTACGCAACCTCGACCCCATCTATCAAAAATCAACTTCTTAGCTTCCTCTACCTTCCCTTTCTTACAAAACGCATTCACCATTATACAAGTACTATAATTATCCGCACAACAACCCGTTCCAGTTTCATCGCTTCTCTTAAGCATTTCATCGTACACTTGGCGTGCACTTTCAAAACGATCACTTTTTAGTAACCCACTCAACAAAGCATTACAAGCAAACACATTCGGAACACAGTTATACGTCTCAATTACATATAAATAAAACTCATGAGCTTTGTCAATCAACCCACATTCCGAATATACTCGAACTAATTCATTCAACGAATCATACGTAGGCGATTCATTTTCGCTTTTTAAACTAACAAACACCGTATCGATTTCTCGAAAAGCTTTCGACTTAACTAACAGTTTCAAAAGGGAAGAATAAGCAAGTCCGTTAAGTGGACATCCGTAAGGTCGTTGGGAGATCCAATTGTAAAATTTTAAGGCGGAAACAACGTCGGGACTTTTATCGAACACTTGGTGTGCAATGTCGGATGGAACGATGTTTTGTTCAGAGAGATGGGTTTCGAGTGTTGATTCCCAGTTTTGGGATTTGAGAATTTGAATGATTTCGTTGATGATTAGTTTGAAATGAAAAGGGGTTTTGTTTAATGGTGATTTTGAGTTGGAAGTTTGGTGACGAGGGGTGATGCGAGAAAGAAGAGTTTTCGACATACGAGGAACCTTTAGTCATTTACTTGATATGTTGAGAGTTTGAACCAAACACAAGCCGAAGGTTTGACAACACAGGACCTGTGATTGATACGAGGTAGCTAACGAGTACAACATATATATGAGATATGCAttgtaattgtaatattattattattactccgttTATACTCCAATAGTTATCGTAGAATTATGCTTATCTTGTGTGTTATACATCTTTCAGAAATAACAAAATTGTGTAATTTTATAGTCTGCAAGTGTTGGGTCGTAGTGTAAAATTTGATTATAAATAGATTTAGAATTAACTAATAATAAACCCAACCAATACGAGAAAACAACTTGTGTTAGCTCACGTGGTGGTAGTGGCTTGTCACTCTTAGCTAGAGATCGGGAGTTCGACTCTCATAcagtgcaacattgcacacaaggttgcccctttACCCTTGAATTTTACTCAAGGGTATCTTCCGCACAACATGTTGCGGGGGCagtggggagggggttttaccgcccatgcccaCGGATTGGGCCGAgtttgggggcgggttatgcaactgcgagaGATAAATGCGTGGATGGTTAAGTCCTCGTTGGTGCCTTCCGCACAACGCGTTGCGGGGGCGGTGGGGGAGGCGGTTTTACCGCCCTTGCCCACTGATTGGACCGAGTTTGAGGTcgggttatgcaactgcgagaGATAAACGCGTGAGTGGTTAAGTACTGGCTGGTTGGGTGATCCCGTACcgatgttcaaaaaaaaaaaaaaaaaaaaaaaaaaacgagaaaACGGAAAACCATGTAAGTAATCTTTGAAGGTACGATAATTAGTAGTAAGGATTGTTCCGGAATTCCGGAATCGTTTAAAATTTTTATCTATAGATTATTTCACAATTCAAATTATCAATGTGCTATATATTTTAT from Rutidosis leptorrhynchoides isolate AG116_Rl617_1_P2 chromosome 9, CSIRO_AGI_Rlap_v1, whole genome shotgun sequence harbors:
- the LOC139867270 gene encoding uncharacterized protein produces the protein MSKTLLSRITPRHQTSNSKSPLNKTPFHFKLIINEIIQILKSQNWESTLETHLSEQNIVPSDIAHQVFDKSPDVVSALKFYNWISQRPYGCPLNGLAYSSLLKLLVKSKAFREIDTVFVSLKSENESPTYDSLNELVRVYSECGLIDKAHEFYLYVIETYNCVPNVFACNALLSGLLKSDRFESARQVYDEMLKRSDETGTGCCADNYSTCIMVNAFCKKGKVEEAKKLIFDRWGRGCVPNVVFYNTLIDGYCKKGDVRRAFLLFKELKLKGFLPAVETYGAMINGFCKEGNFGMVERLMSEMNSRGLVINVHVYNSIIDAQCRLGCKTKAVELLRKMIEIGCAPDIVTYNILIYDYCRLEKVKEAEQLIEQAERRGLRPNKSTYTPLIHAYCKQNDTEKALDLFVKMIDNGEKPDLLTYNSLTHGVVFVGEIETAIMILKKMTAKGVLPDAGVYNVIISGLCKKHKLSDAMELLSEMLDRNIPPDKFIYATLIDGFVRNREFHEAKKLFEHAFKVGIKLDVVGYNAMVKGYCKDGKMKEAVSCLKMMIKSCIKPDEFTYSTIIDGYVKQHDMVGALGIFSRMVKQNVKPNVVTYTCLINGFCRIGDEIGAEKLFKEMKFRGLTPNVVTYSILIGCYCKIGKLTKAASFFEQMLMNKCKPNDITFHYLVNGFSKYVKLENEKSMFLDINNRLISDGWSPRLAVYTSIVVCLCLHGMMSLTLTLIDKVAIKECPVVFAALLIGVCLEGKGKEWNKIISCKLNELEVVIAVKYLSIFGQYLPQGAISESLLILQKLADDCRSRHHEAVSLEVSVS